Proteins found in one Candidatus Amarolinea dominans genomic segment:
- a CDS encoding acetylornithine/succinylornithine family transaminase: MDDIIQTEHDYLLQVYARPDIVFTGGQGSTLYDSRGNAYLDCVAGIAVNALGYADPELTAVAQQAAGGLWHVSNLYHTAPVARLAKLLVETSGFAQRVHFSLCGASANEGAFKFARKYGRTRHGEGKFHIVSFSNAFHGRLFGSLAATPRPKYQQAFEPLMPGVRVAEFNNLASAAAAIQDDVCAVIVEPLQGEGGIHSATPEFLQGLRDLCNAHDALLIFDEVQCGLGRTGTLWAWHDSGVAPDLLTSAKPLAGGLPMGAILMTQRVADVMAVGDHASTFAGGPFVATVAEAVVRRISQPAFLAEVRRKGEVLKERLEEINSPHVLDVRGRGLLLGLQLDIPAGDVVKAGFAHGLVLINAGPDVLRLAPPLVITDAELDTVVERLDAILKTW, from the coding sequence CGCTCTACGACAGCCGCGGCAACGCGTACCTGGACTGCGTGGCGGGCATTGCGGTCAACGCGCTGGGCTATGCGGACCCGGAACTGACCGCGGTGGCGCAGCAGGCCGCGGGCGGGCTGTGGCATGTCAGCAACCTGTATCACACCGCGCCGGTCGCACGCCTGGCGAAGCTGTTGGTCGAAACCAGTGGTTTTGCGCAGCGCGTGCATTTCAGCCTGTGCGGCGCCAGCGCCAACGAAGGCGCGTTCAAGTTTGCCCGTAAGTACGGCCGTACGCGGCATGGCGAGGGCAAGTTCCACATCGTCTCCTTCAGCAACGCGTTCCACGGCCGCCTGTTCGGCTCATTGGCCGCCACGCCCCGCCCCAAGTACCAGCAGGCCTTCGAGCCGCTGATGCCCGGCGTGCGCGTGGCCGAGTTCAACAACCTTGCCAGCGCGGCCGCGGCCATTCAGGATGACGTGTGCGCGGTGATCGTGGAGCCGCTGCAAGGGGAGGGCGGCATTCATTCCGCGACGCCTGAATTCCTGCAAGGACTGCGTGACCTATGCAACGCGCACGATGCACTGCTGATTTTCGACGAGGTGCAGTGCGGATTGGGCCGCACCGGCACGCTGTGGGCCTGGCATGACAGCGGCGTGGCGCCCGACCTGCTGACCAGCGCCAAGCCGTTGGCTGGCGGCCTGCCCATGGGCGCGATCCTGATGACCCAGCGCGTGGCGGACGTGATGGCCGTGGGCGATCATGCCAGCACCTTTGCCGGCGGGCCGTTCGTGGCGACCGTGGCCGAGGCGGTGGTGCGCCGCATCAGTCAACCGGCCTTCCTGGCCGAGGTGCGGCGCAAGGGTGAGGTTCTCAAGGAGCGGCTGGAGGAGATCAACTCGCCTCACGTGCTGGATGTGCGCGGTCGGGGCCTTTTGCTCGGCTTGCAGCTCGACATCCCGGCCGGCGATGTGGTCAAGGCCGGTTTCGCGCACGGCCTGGTGCTGATCAACGCCGGGCCGGATGTGCTGCGCCTGGCGCCGCCGCTGGTCATCACCGACGCCGAGCTAGACACCGTGGTCGAGCGCCTGGACGCGATTCTGAAGACATGGTAG